Proteins from a genomic interval of Nitrospina gracilis Nb-211:
- the sugE gene encoding quaternary ammonium compound efflux SMR transporter SugE has translation MAWVVLFVAGLFEVGWAIGLKYTEGFTRLWPTVWTVASIVISMGLLGLSLKHLPVGTAYAVWTGIGTLGTAILGIYLFGEPATALRLLCIGLITVGILGLRFVPS, from the coding sequence ATGGCGTGGGTGGTGTTGTTTGTCGCGGGGTTGTTTGAGGTGGGGTGGGCCATCGGTCTGAAGTACACGGAAGGATTCACCAGGCTGTGGCCGACGGTGTGGACGGTGGCGAGCATCGTCATCAGCATGGGCCTCTTGGGCCTGTCGCTCAAGCACCTGCCGGTGGGCACGGCGTACGCGGTGTGGACGGGCATCGGCACGCTCGGCACGGCGATCCTCGGCATCTATTTATTTGGCGAACCCGCGACCGCGTTGCGGCTCCTCTGCATCGGCCTCATCACTGTAGGAATCCTCGGATTGCGATTTGTTCCTTCATAA
- the hslV gene encoding ATP-dependent protease subunit HslV, with amino-acid sequence MNPYTKESYTPHGTTILSVRHQGQVAMGGDGQVTLGPTVMKHSAHKVRRMYHDKIIAGFAGGTADAFALFARFEEKLEKYNGNLSRAAVELAKDWRTDKLLRRLEAMLLVADKDNSFLISGTGDVIEPDDGIIAIGSGGMFAQSAAKALARHSSLNARQIVEESMKIAQDVCIYTNDHLTIEEL; translated from the coding sequence ATGAATCCGTACACCAAAGAATCTTACACTCCGCATGGAACGACCATATTGTCCGTCCGCCACCAGGGACAGGTGGCGATGGGCGGGGACGGACAGGTGACGCTCGGCCCGACGGTGATGAAGCACTCGGCGCACAAAGTCCGCAGAATGTACCACGACAAGATCATTGCCGGGTTTGCCGGCGGCACGGCGGACGCGTTCGCCCTGTTCGCCCGTTTCGAGGAAAAACTGGAAAAGTACAACGGCAACCTGTCGCGCGCGGCGGTGGAACTGGCCAAGGACTGGCGCACCGACAAGCTCCTGCGCCGGCTGGAAGCGATGTTGCTGGTCGCGGACAAGGACAACAGTTTCCTCATTTCCGGCACGGGCGATGTGATCGAACCGGACGACGGCATCATCGCCATCGGTTCCGGCGGCATGTTCGCTCAGTCCGCCGCCAAGGCGTTGGCGCGCCACTCCAGCCTGAACGCCCGGCAGATCGTGGAGGAATCCATGAAGATCGCACAGGACGTGTGCATCTACACCAACGATCATCTCACCATCGAGGAGTTGTGA
- the grpE gene encoding nucleotide exchange factor GrpE, whose product MNKKSDTYENTEEKKRIDAEDAAETGESANEAVEPEVVNEDSAETLLKKKDGELAEMRNEMLRMRADVENVRRRLTKEKEDAIAFANQRLIKSLIPVFDNLDRALKAPDTNVESLKEGVRMTAKQFEAIFEKEKVEPINAVGEKFDPAVHEVLAQIESHEHEENTVIEEYVRGYKMNGRVLLPAKVATAKKPSGDKPADSAA is encoded by the coding sequence ATGAACAAGAAAAGCGACACCTACGAAAACACCGAAGAAAAAAAAAGGATCGACGCCGAAGACGCGGCGGAAACCGGAGAGTCCGCCAATGAGGCGGTGGAGCCGGAAGTGGTGAACGAGGACTCCGCGGAAACACTTCTTAAAAAGAAAGATGGAGAACTCGCCGAGATGCGCAACGAAATGCTCCGCATGCGCGCCGATGTGGAAAACGTCCGCCGCCGCCTGACCAAGGAGAAGGAGGACGCCATCGCCTTCGCCAACCAGCGGCTCATCAAGAGCCTCATTCCCGTGTTCGACAACCTCGACCGCGCGCTCAAGGCGCCGGACACCAACGTCGAAAGCCTGAAGGAAGGCGTGCGCATGACGGCCAAGCAGTTCGAGGCGATCTTCGAAAAGGAGAAGGTCGAACCCATAAACGCCGTCGGCGAAAAGTTCGACCCCGCCGTGCACGAGGTGCTGGCGCAGATCGAGTCGCACGAGCACGAGGAGAACACGGTCATCGAGGAATACGTGCGCGGTTACAAGATGAACGGGCGCGTCCTGCTTCCGGCGAAGGTCGCCACCGCCAAAAAACCGAGCGGGGATAAACCCGCCGACTCCGCCGCCTGA
- the hslU gene encoding ATP-dependent protease ATPase subunit HslU — protein sequence MADLSTQTPKTFKEREAFLAALTPKAIVHELNRFIVGQEKAKRAVAVALRNRWRRQQLDPELREEVAPKNILMIGPTGVGKTEIARRLAKLSKSPFIKVEASKYTEVGYVGRDVESMIRDLVELTRNMVRQEQEEDVQKEAKKAAEERMLDILLPPHPSQRHPGQKEYELDDLGRQQYQQTREKFRGYLYEGKFDDRDVEIEVQARSPYMVDVMSPPGMEEMDSNIKDMLNNLMPKKTAHKKMKVPEALKVLTQEEAEKLVDQDKVNQEAVERAQQSGIVFIDEIDKITARSGMSGGPDVSREGVQRDLLPIVEGASVSTKYGIVKTDHILFISAGAFHSSKPSDLIPEFQGRFPIRVELESLTQNDFVRILTEPGNALIKQYAALLNTEGIDLTFTDDAIEEIASMAAQVNERTENIGARRLQTVMEKLLEDLLFDASTMEAQTVTIEGSRVKDKLGGIIEDQDLSRYIL from the coding sequence ATGGCGGACCTTTCGACCCAGACCCCGAAAACCTTTAAAGAACGGGAAGCGTTCCTTGCGGCGCTGACGCCGAAAGCCATCGTGCACGAGCTCAACCGGTTCATCGTCGGCCAGGAAAAGGCCAAGCGCGCCGTCGCCGTGGCTCTGCGCAACCGCTGGCGGCGTCAGCAGTTGGACCCGGAACTGCGCGAAGAGGTCGCGCCGAAAAACATTCTCATGATCGGCCCCACCGGCGTCGGCAAGACGGAAATCGCCAGGCGCCTGGCAAAGCTGTCGAAATCGCCCTTCATCAAAGTCGAGGCGTCGAAGTACACCGAAGTCGGTTACGTCGGCCGCGACGTGGAGTCGATGATCCGCGACCTCGTCGAACTCACGCGCAACATGGTGCGGCAGGAACAGGAAGAGGACGTGCAAAAGGAAGCGAAGAAGGCGGCGGAGGAACGCATGCTCGACATCCTTCTGCCGCCGCATCCCAGCCAGCGGCATCCGGGGCAGAAGGAATATGAACTGGACGACCTCGGCCGGCAACAGTACCAGCAGACGCGCGAAAAATTCCGCGGGTACCTGTATGAAGGAAAATTCGACGACCGCGACGTGGAGATCGAAGTGCAGGCCAGGTCGCCTTACATGGTCGATGTCATGTCGCCGCCCGGCATGGAGGAGATGGATTCCAACATCAAGGACATGCTGAACAACCTGATGCCAAAGAAAACCGCGCACAAGAAAATGAAAGTGCCGGAAGCACTGAAGGTGCTCACCCAGGAAGAAGCCGAGAAACTGGTGGACCAGGACAAGGTCAACCAGGAGGCGGTGGAGCGCGCCCAGCAGAGCGGCATCGTGTTCATCGACGAGATCGACAAGATCACCGCGCGCTCCGGTATGAGCGGCGGACCCGACGTCTCCCGCGAGGGCGTGCAGCGCGACCTTCTGCCCATCGTCGAAGGCGCGTCGGTGTCCACCAAGTACGGCATCGTCAAGACCGATCACATCCTGTTCATCTCGGCGGGCGCGTTTCATTCGTCGAAACCGTCGGACCTGATTCCGGAGTTTCAGGGACGCTTCCCGATCCGCGTGGAACTGGAATCGCTCACGCAGAACGATTTCGTGCGCATCCTCACGGAGCCGGGCAACGCACTCATCAAGCAGTACGCCGCCCTGCTCAATACCGAAGGCATCGACCTCACGTTCACCGATGACGCGATTGAAGAAATCGCGTCGATGGCGGCGCAGGTCAACGAACGCACGGAAAACATCGGCGCGCGGCGTTTGCAAACCGTCATGGAAAAACTGCTGGAAGACCTGTTGTTCGACGCCTCCACGATGGAGGCGCAAACCGTAACCATTGAAGGCTCACGCGTGAAGGACAAACTGGGCGGCATCATCGAGGACCAGGACCTGAGCCGGTACATCCTGTAA
- a CDS encoding YifB family Mg chelatase-like AAA ATPase, producing the protein MISRVQSGAVLGIDGYVVEVEVHLSPGLPGMSIVGLPDAAVKESSDRVAAAIRNTQLEFPVRRITVNLAPADIKKEGSAFDLPIALGILAADGIVKPDHLHRYLILGELSLDGRVKPIKGTLSIAAQAKKAGVEGILLPKANAAEAAVVSGLKVYPLETLPEALAFLNGELELQPVTKDPEGEYREHSAYDLDFTDVKGQYHVKRALEIAAAGGHNIILIGPPGSGKSMLAKRLPTILPPLTLDEAIETTKIHSVLGLMNNGKGLIATRPFRSPHHTISDAGLIGGGKVPMPGEVSLAHNGVLFLDELPEFKRNALEVLRQPMEDRQVCISRASGSLTFPTGFMLVAAMNPCPCGYRTDPKRECQCTPPQIKKYVSRISGPMMDRIDIHIQVPAVEYKDLASNTVGEPSDVLRERVQKARVRQLQRFAGSRIFSNASMSSKQIKTHCPLDAASQKIMATAIDKMGMSARAHDRILKVARTIADLAGEDAVAAEHIAEAIQYRTLDREGV; encoded by the coding sequence ATGATCTCCCGGGTGCAGAGCGGCGCGGTGCTGGGCATCGACGGTTACGTCGTCGAGGTCGAGGTGCACCTTTCACCCGGACTGCCGGGGATGTCCATCGTCGGCCTGCCCGACGCGGCGGTGAAGGAGAGTTCCGATCGCGTCGCCGCCGCCATCCGAAACACGCAGTTGGAGTTTCCGGTCAGGCGCATCACCGTCAACCTCGCGCCCGCCGACATCAAAAAAGAGGGCTCCGCCTTCGACCTGCCCATCGCCCTCGGCATCCTCGCCGCCGACGGCATCGTCAAACCCGACCACCTGCACCGCTACCTGATCCTGGGCGAACTCTCGCTCGACGGACGGGTGAAACCGATCAAGGGCACGCTGTCGATCGCGGCGCAGGCGAAGAAGGCGGGGGTCGAGGGCATCCTGCTCCCCAAAGCGAATGCCGCCGAGGCGGCGGTGGTGTCGGGTCTCAAGGTCTATCCCTTGGAAACCCTGCCGGAGGCGCTGGCGTTTTTGAACGGCGAACTCGAGCTGCAACCGGTGACGAAAGACCCGGAAGGAGAGTACCGCGAGCATTCGGCGTACGATCTCGACTTCACCGACGTCAAAGGTCAATACCACGTGAAACGCGCGCTGGAGATCGCCGCCGCGGGCGGGCACAACATCATCCTCATCGGGCCGCCGGGCTCGGGCAAATCCATGCTGGCCAAGCGCCTGCCCACCATCCTACCGCCCTTGACGCTCGACGAAGCCATCGAGACGACGAAGATCCACAGCGTGCTGGGACTCATGAACAACGGCAAGGGGCTGATCGCCACGCGGCCGTTCCGGTCGCCGCACCACACCATTTCGGACGCGGGACTCATCGGCGGCGGCAAGGTGCCGATGCCGGGCGAGGTGTCGCTGGCGCACAACGGCGTGCTGTTTCTCGACGAACTGCCGGAGTTTAAACGCAACGCGCTGGAAGTGTTGCGGCAACCGATGGAGGACCGGCAGGTGTGCATCTCGCGCGCGTCCGGCTCTCTCACCTTCCCCACCGGCTTCATGCTGGTGGCGGCGATGAATCCGTGCCCCTGCGGGTACCGCACCGATCCCAAACGCGAGTGCCAGTGCACGCCGCCGCAGATCAAGAAATACGTGTCGCGCATTTCGGGGCCGATGATGGACCGTATCGACATCCACATCCAGGTGCCTGCGGTCGAGTACAAGGATCTCGCGTCGAACACGGTGGGCGAGCCGTCGGACGTTCTGCGCGAACGCGTGCAGAAAGCGCGAGTCCGGCAACTGCAACGCTTTGCCGGATCGAGGATTTTTTCCAACGCGTCGATGAGTTCGAAGCAGATCAAAACGCACTGCCCGCTGGACGCCGCGTCGCAGAAGATCATGGCGACGGCCATCGACAAGATGGGCATGAGCGCCCGCGCTCACGACCGCATTTTAAAAGTCGCGCGCACGATTGCCGACCTGGCCGGCGAGGACGCCGTCGCCGCCGAACACATCGCCGAAGCCATACAATATCGAACCCTCGACCGCGAAGGAGTGTAG
- a CDS encoding VWA domain-containing protein — protein sequence MKRMISVLLCILFFTGCAEPTSNTRGVYLLLDTSGTYTKELRKAQQIINYLLGTLGPGDTMAVARIDSASFSEKDIVAKVTFDSRPSVANAQKRKFAEIINDFVEKVKGSQYTDISGGLFQAIEYLNEVEASNKHILIYSDLKEELPDGYNRNLKFTLDGFKVRALNVTKLRADNVNPEEYVDRLKIWQQKVETGGGNWEVVNDLDREDALML from the coding sequence ATGAAACGAATGATTTCAGTTCTGCTATGCATCCTGTTTTTCACCGGATGCGCCGAGCCGACCTCGAACACACGGGGCGTGTACCTTCTGCTCGACACATCCGGCACTTACACCAAGGAGTTGAGGAAGGCCCAGCAGATCATCAACTACCTGCTGGGAACGCTGGGCCCCGGCGACACCATGGCCGTGGCGCGCATCGACAGCGCCAGTTTCAGCGAGAAGGACATCGTCGCCAAGGTGACGTTCGACTCGCGGCCGTCGGTGGCCAATGCGCAGAAGCGCAAGTTTGCGGAGATCATCAACGACTTCGTGGAGAAAGTGAAAGGCAGTCAGTACACGGACATCTCCGGCGGGCTGTTCCAGGCCATCGAGTATTTGAATGAAGTCGAGGCCTCGAACAAGCACATCCTCATCTATTCCGATCTTAAAGAGGAGTTGCCGGACGGCTACAACCGGAACCTCAAGTTCACTTTGGACGGATTCAAGGTGCGGGCGCTGAACGTGACCAAACTGCGCGCCGACAACGTGAACCCGGAAGAGTATGTGGACCGGTTGAAAATCTGGCAACAGAAGGTGGAGACCGGTGGCGGCAACTGGGAAGTGGTCAATGACCTCGACCGCGAAGACGCCCTGATGCTGTAA
- a CDS encoding DUF2269 family protein, with protein MDFTVIKFLHVMSAVVLLGTGLGLAFMLFRAQQSKDSQTILFALSNTLIGDIVFIGPALFVLFGSGHWMLRNGAHSVREPWMIASLALIMLVGLCWMVAVFLEWRMRNNLRRVLADGIELPPRHTLFHRLWMGLGAVAFSSAIAILVMMVTKPSFSG; from the coding sequence ATGGACTTCACTGTTATCAAATTCCTGCACGTGATGAGTGCGGTGGTATTGCTGGGGACGGGGCTGGGGCTCGCCTTCATGCTGTTCCGCGCCCAGCAGAGCAAAGACTCGCAGACGATTCTGTTCGCACTCAGCAACACTCTCATTGGCGACATCGTGTTCATCGGCCCGGCGCTGTTCGTGCTGTTTGGATCCGGCCACTGGATGCTTAGAAACGGTGCGCATTCCGTGCGCGAGCCGTGGATGATCGCGTCGCTGGCGCTCATCATGCTGGTCGGGCTGTGCTGGATGGTCGCCGTGTTCCTCGAATGGCGCATGCGCAACAACCTGCGCCGGGTGCTCGCCGACGGCATCGAACTGCCGCCGCGTCACACTCTGTTTCACCGCCTGTGGATGGGCCTGGGCGCGGTGGCGTTTTCCTCCGCCATCGCCATCCTCGTCATGATGGTCACCAAACCCTCGTTCTCCGGGTGA
- a CDS encoding YgaP family membrane protein, giving the protein MNTKRKLHDGIVGAVLTVGSALAYWVHPLWILVPGVLGVVLLQSGLTGFCPLYFILDKTCKETETAIKI; this is encoded by the coding sequence ATGAATACAAAACGCAAACTGCATGACGGGATCGTCGGCGCGGTGCTGACGGTGGGATCGGCCCTGGCGTACTGGGTGCATCCGTTATGGATTCTGGTGCCGGGCGTGCTGGGGGTGGTGTTGTTGCAGAGCGGGCTCACCGGATTCTGCCCGCTCTATTTCATCCTCGACAAAACGTGTAAAGAAACAGAGACGGCGATTAAGATTTAG
- the hrcA gene encoding heat-inducible transcriptional repressor HrcA, which yields MPSTRIDDRSRTILMETVSNYITTAEPVGSGTISRNLEQRLSSATVRHVMADLEEMGFLHQPHTSAGRVPTDQGYRFFVNELLQIQIQNPAPLAAFPRDLRQRSLDEILESACSFLSTCSHQAGLVMVPSFWELALKNIQFIHLTSGKLLAVFESQMGMLQNKIIETGEALSQERLNAVSNYLNREFGGRSLKAIRQELLHRKKNEKARYNELVKKASELWVQMFPGEQNAELLIDGLINLLDQPEFSENVEKMKRLMKTVDEKAKLIKLLDQCMLEDGLTVLIGEENPDEELEGFSLIAQNYRMGDEKLGTLAVFGPKRMDYQKMIGIVNSTASNVSEFLTNK from the coding sequence ATGCCCTCGACCCGGATCGACGACAGATCGCGCACCATTTTGATGGAGACGGTGAGCAACTACATCACCACGGCGGAGCCCGTCGGCTCCGGCACCATCTCGCGCAATTTGGAACAGCGCCTCAGCTCCGCCACGGTGCGCCATGTGATGGCGGACCTGGAGGAGATGGGATTCCTGCACCAGCCGCACACGTCTGCGGGACGCGTGCCCACCGACCAGGGCTACCGGTTTTTCGTCAACGAACTGCTGCAGATCCAGATCCAGAACCCCGCTCCGCTGGCGGCGTTCCCGCGCGACCTCCGGCAACGTTCGCTGGACGAAATTCTGGAGTCCGCGTGCTCGTTTTTGTCCACCTGTTCGCACCAGGCGGGACTGGTCATGGTGCCCAGCTTCTGGGAGCTCGCGCTCAAGAACATCCAGTTCATCCACCTCACCTCCGGCAAACTGCTGGCGGTGTTCGAATCGCAGATGGGCATGTTGCAGAACAAGATCATCGAAACCGGCGAGGCGTTGTCGCAGGAGCGTCTGAACGCAGTTTCCAATTACCTGAACCGCGAGTTCGGCGGGCGGTCGCTGAAAGCCATCCGGCAGGAACTCCTGCACCGCAAGAAAAACGAAAAGGCGCGCTACAATGAGCTGGTCAAAAAAGCCAGCGAACTGTGGGTGCAGATGTTTCCCGGCGAGCAGAACGCGGAACTGCTGATCGATGGCCTCATCAATCTGCTCGACCAGCCGGAGTTCTCGGAAAACGTCGAGAAGATGAAGCGCCTCATGAAAACCGTCGATGAAAAGGCGAAGCTTATCAAACTGCTCGACCAGTGTATGCTGGAAGACGGCCTCACCGTGTTGATCGGCGAGGAAAACCCGGATGAGGAACTGGAAGGCTTCAGCCTGATCGCGCAGAACTACCGCATGGGTGACGAGAAACTGGGCACGCTCGCGGTGTTCGGTCCCAAGCGCATGGATTATCAAAAAATGATCGGTATCGTGAACTCCACCGCCAGCAACGTGTCGGAGTTTCTGACAAATAAATAA
- a CDS encoding pentapeptide repeat-containing protein: MADAWTRETIEASKGALQKANLFGQKLEGADLKGGDLTEANLRKAKLVQAQLENAKLVRASLSTVDFTGAHLKGADLSRAECIGTNFTQADLTGANFDRASVSKAKFDGANLSGADLTNIINLTSQQVQSAKIDRSTLLPHYLRVKWISETEFECHDSVRRIDEDRGA; this comes from the coding sequence ATGGCCGACGCGTGGACGCGGGAGACGATTGAAGCGTCGAAAGGAGCCCTGCAGAAGGCCAACCTGTTCGGGCAGAAGCTGGAGGGGGCGGACCTCAAGGGCGGCGACCTCACCGAAGCCAACCTGCGCAAGGCGAAACTCGTGCAGGCGCAGTTGGAGAACGCCAAACTCGTGCGCGCCAGTTTGAGCACGGTCGATTTCACCGGCGCGCATCTTAAGGGTGCCGACCTCTCCCGGGCCGAATGCATCGGCACCAACTTCACGCAGGCCGACCTCACCGGTGCCAACTTCGACCGCGCCTCGGTCAGCAAGGCGAAGTTCGACGGCGCCAACCTTTCCGGCGCGGACTTGACGAACATCATCAACCTCACCAGCCAGCAGGTGCAGTCGGCAAAGATCGACCGCTCCACGCTACTGCCGCATTACCTGCGCGTGAAGTGGATTTCCGAAACCGAGTTCGAATGCCACGACTCCGTCCGCCGCATCGATGAAGACAGGGGGGCATGA
- a CDS encoding tyrosine recombinase XerC: MDDLIQSFRTHLVAEKNASPHTVEGYLKDLGQFAAFLRQSGHACTANGMIDIHQIDRLAVRSYLAYLYDQSCTGATMNRKLSALRTFFQFLCRENYIKTNVVKTIPAPRKKNALPTYLTVDEMFRLLELPAKEGFLGIRDRAMLELFYSTGMRISELTGLTLDSIRLDERRVNVLGKGKKERILPLGRKAVDAVHAYLKERQALLAKKKPEMPPAQLFLNTRGGAVTVRGVRKILDRYLGPAFAKGISPHSLRHSFATHLLEGGADLRSIQEMLGHASLSTTQKYTHLTIDRLMETYDKSHPRAQQLDANSPKP; this comes from the coding sequence ATGGACGACCTGATCCAATCCTTCCGCACCCACCTGGTGGCGGAGAAAAACGCCTCGCCCCATACGGTGGAGGGCTACCTGAAAGACCTTGGCCAGTTCGCAGCGTTTCTGCGCCAAAGCGGGCATGCCTGCACGGCGAACGGGATGATCGACATCCACCAGATCGACCGGCTGGCGGTACGGTCGTACCTCGCTTATCTTTACGACCAGTCCTGCACCGGCGCCACCATGAACCGCAAGCTGTCGGCGCTCCGCACCTTCTTCCAGTTTTTATGCCGGGAGAACTATATCAAAACCAACGTCGTAAAAACCATCCCGGCGCCGCGAAAAAAGAACGCGCTTCCCACATACCTCACGGTGGACGAGATGTTCCGCCTGCTGGAGCTTCCGGCCAAAGAGGGCTTCCTGGGCATACGCGACCGCGCCATGCTGGAATTGTTCTACAGCACCGGCATGCGCATCAGCGAGCTGACCGGGCTCACGCTCGACTCCATCCGCCTCGACGAGCGTAGGGTGAACGTGCTCGGCAAAGGGAAAAAAGAACGCATTCTGCCTCTGGGACGCAAGGCGGTGGATGCGGTCCACGCCTACCTGAAAGAAAGGCAGGCGCTCCTCGCGAAGAAAAAGCCGGAGATGCCACCCGCGCAACTGTTTCTCAACACCCGCGGCGGCGCGGTGACCGTACGGGGGGTGCGCAAGATCCTTGACCGCTATCTGGGCCCGGCGTTTGCCAAAGGCATCTCGCCGCATTCCCTGCGGCATTCCTTTGCCACTCACCTGCTGGAAGGCGGCGCGGATCTTCGTTCCATTCAGGAAATGCTGGGGCACGCCAGCCTCTCAACCACGCAGAAATACACGCACCTGACCATCGACCGGCTGATGGAGACCTACGACAAATCCCACCCGCGCGCCCAACAATTGGATGCCAATTCGCCCAAACCATGA
- the mutM gene encoding bifunctional DNA-formamidopyrimidine glycosylase/DNA-(apurinic or apyrimidinic site) lyase produces MPELPEVETLRRALLPLIPGKRLATLKFYRPDLRFPIPTETLTQTLTGAVLSDITRIGKYLLLHFSGGAMLWHLGMSGRVEQAPSLTPIHKHDHAAFHFEPDIYLHFVDPRRFGCILWVPDGKGHPLIDHLGPDPLVPTTTAKDLKARARTCKGPIKGFLMNATRLAGIGNIYACESLHAALIHPNRPANKLTLPQWETLLATLRVTLEKSIASGGTTLRDFFSADGTPGYYTIDLAVYGRENQPCKQCGSPIVRTVHSGRSTFFCRACQKR; encoded by the coding sequence ATGCCCGAACTGCCGGAGGTCGAAACCCTGCGCCGGGCGCTGTTGCCGCTGATTCCCGGAAAACGCCTGGCCACGTTGAAATTCTACCGGCCGGACCTGCGCTTTCCCATCCCGACCGAAACGCTGACGCAAACCCTCACCGGCGCGGTGCTCTCCGACATCACCCGCATCGGCAAATACCTGTTACTGCATTTTTCAGGCGGCGCCATGCTGTGGCACCTCGGCATGAGCGGCCGCGTCGAGCAGGCTCCATCGCTTACCCCCATCCACAAACACGACCATGCCGCGTTTCATTTCGAACCCGACATCTACCTGCACTTCGTCGATCCGCGCCGCTTCGGGTGCATCCTGTGGGTGCCCGACGGCAAGGGCCATCCACTGATCGATCATTTGGGACCCGATCCACTCGTACCCACCACCACGGCGAAGGACCTGAAAGCGCGGGCCCGCACCTGCAAGGGACCGATCAAGGGATTTCTCATGAACGCCACGCGGCTGGCGGGCATCGGCAACATCTACGCCTGCGAGTCCCTGCACGCGGCGCTCATCCATCCCAACCGCCCCGCGAACAAACTCACCCTGCCGCAATGGGAAACTCTGCTGGCCACCCTGCGGGTCACGCTGGAGAAAAGCATCGCTTCCGGCGGGACGACGCTCCGCGATTTTTTCAGCGCCGATGGAACGCCGGGCTACTACACCATAGACCTCGCCGTATACGGCCGGGAGAATCAACCCTGTAAGCAGTGCGGCAGTCCCATCGTGCGCACAGTCCACTCCGGCCGCTCCACCTTCTTCTGCCGCGCCTGCCAAAAGAGATAA
- a CDS encoding pentapeptide repeat-containing protein — MMLEKMLEDHALWFETRGSAGERAVLKGVDLSHAVLSGAKLIEADLMGAKLVKADLRGADLRGSNLQDADLREARLQDANLEEADLMMSDLRGAYLENARFGGAYLHGADLTGAVGLTRQQVDCAFQDDSTRLPDFRK, encoded by the coding sequence ATGATGCTGGAGAAGATGCTGGAGGATCACGCGCTCTGGTTCGAGACCCGCGGCAGTGCGGGCGAGCGCGCGGTGCTGAAGGGGGTCGATCTCAGCCACGCCGTGTTGTCCGGGGCGAAATTGATCGAAGCCGACCTCATGGGCGCGAAGCTGGTGAAGGCCGATCTGCGCGGTGCGGACCTGCGCGGCTCCAACCTGCAGGACGCGGATCTCCGTGAGGCGCGGTTGCAGGACGCCAACCTGGAGGAAGCCGACCTCATGATGTCCGACCTGCGCGGTGCGTATCTTGAAAATGCCCGCTTCGGCGGAGCCTACCTGCATGGCGCGGACCTCACCGGCGCGGTGGGCCTGACCCGCCAACAGGTGGACTGCGCCTTTCAAGACGACTCCACCCGCCTCCCCGATTTCCGAAAATGA
- the argB gene encoding acetylglutamate kinase → MEALINKAEMLIEALPYIKNFYRKTFVIKYGGNAMVSEELKDTFALDVVMMKYIGINPVIVHGGGPQIGKTLEMFGIESQFVDGHRITSKEMIDVVEMVLGGKVNQDIVTLINSHDGNAVGITGKDGNLIQAKRYKHVKQSPETNQSEIIDLGLVGEITQVNVRILQEIDEAGFIPVIAPIGQGDKGETLNINADIVASRVASALKAEKLLLMTDTEGVKGKNGKLIPNLTRRKAQDLIKTKVIKDGMLPKVNCCLDALKAGVRKTHIIDGRVRHALLLEIFTKEGVGTQIVDK, encoded by the coding sequence ATGGAAGCATTGATCAACAAAGCCGAGATGCTGATCGAGGCCCTGCCCTACATCAAAAATTTTTACAGGAAAACGTTCGTCATCAAATACGGCGGCAACGCGATGGTTTCCGAGGAATTGAAGGACACCTTCGCGCTGGACGTGGTGATGATGAAGTACATTGGCATCAATCCCGTCATCGTGCACGGCGGCGGCCCGCAGATTGGCAAGACGCTGGAGATGTTCGGCATCGAGTCGCAGTTCGTCGACGGCCACCGCATCACCTCCAAGGAGATGATCGACGTGGTCGAGATGGTGCTGGGCGGCAAGGTGAACCAGGATATCGTCACCCTCATCAACAGCCACGACGGCAATGCCGTGGGCATCACCGGCAAGGACGGCAACCTCATCCAGGCGAAGCGGTACAAACACGTCAAGCAGTCTCCGGAAACCAACCAGTCGGAGATCATCGACCTGGGCCTCGTGGGCGAGATCACGCAGGTGAACGTGCGCATCCTGCAGGAGATCGACGAAGCCGGGTTCATCCCCGTCATCGCACCGATCGGCCAGGGCGACAAGGGCGAGACGCTCAACATCAACGCCGACATCGTCGCGTCGAGGGTTGCTTCCGCGCTGAAAGCGGAAAAACTCCTGCTCATGACCGACACCGAGGGCGTGAAGGGCAAAAACGGCAAACTCATTCCCAATCTCACCCGCAGGAAAGCGCAGGACCTCATCAAGACCAAGGTCATCAAGGACGGCATGTTGCCCAAGGTGAACTGCTGTCTCGACGCACTGAAAGCGGGCGTCCGCAAAACCCACATCATCGACGGCCGCGTGCGGCACGCGCTCCTGCTCGAAATCTTCACGAAAGAAGGCGTCGGCACGCAGATCGTGGACAAATAA